A region from the Leptospirillum ferriphilum ML-04 genome encodes:
- a CDS encoding peptide ABC transporter substrate-binding protein → MEVIANLMSGLTKFDKNLHVVGNVSDNWSSNANQTAFTFHISHNSRWSDGLPVTSANFRDSFLRLLRPETASPYAYYLFDIVGATCFHEKKCPESSVGIETPAPDLLVIHLSHPMAPFPSLLTNPITDPVRMDLIRKYGDRWTDPQNLVTNGPYLLKRWVHGSLLELTRKKMPASEHSLQRILFLIIPEPVTQLLLYERHILDIAGVPSFYVKKYLHNPEFHQSLQFSTIYYSMNVLRPPFTNRHVRKAFALSIDRQDLFRLFAGAVPVSRSFIPKGLPGFNNKGGFGFHPRKAREELRLAGYPMGRGMPRITLFFPTGTQSRILAVYMQQQFKKILGVSVRLRSLEWKVFLARLDSRTPMLYQSGWMADYPDPNTFMTLMMTGSGNNRTGWSSPEFDRLVKDAVSTSDEKERKKMYLGAQEILLRQGIPVIPLAQGLTNLLVHKNVHGFWHDPLGNDHFEEVWKERHSPGNLN, encoded by the coding sequence ATGGAAGTGATTGCGAACCTGATGTCCGGACTCACAAAATTTGATAAAAACCTGCATGTTGTCGGGAACGTGTCGGACAATTGGTCCTCAAATGCAAATCAGACCGCATTTACGTTTCATATTTCCCATAATAGTCGCTGGAGTGATGGCCTTCCCGTAACATCCGCAAACTTTCGGGATTCTTTTCTCCGTCTCCTTCGTCCTGAAACAGCATCCCCCTATGCCTATTACCTTTTTGATATTGTCGGAGCGACTTGTTTTCACGAAAAAAAATGTCCGGAGTCTTCCGTTGGCATCGAGACTCCAGCTCCTGATTTGCTCGTTATTCACCTTTCTCATCCGATGGCGCCTTTTCCCTCTTTGTTGACAAATCCCATTACGGATCCGGTCAGAATGGACTTGATCCGGAAATATGGCGACAGATGGACAGATCCTCAGAATCTCGTTACCAATGGACCCTACCTTTTGAAGCGTTGGGTCCATGGCTCTCTCTTGGAACTTACCCGAAAAAAAATGCCGGCATCGGAGCATTCCCTCCAGAGAATTCTCTTTCTGATCATTCCGGAACCGGTTACCCAGCTTCTCCTTTATGAAAGACATATCCTCGATATTGCAGGAGTTCCAAGTTTTTATGTGAAAAAATATTTACACAATCCGGAATTCCATCAGTCCCTTCAGTTCAGCACAATTTATTACAGCATGAATGTTTTACGTCCACCTTTTACGAATAGGCATGTTCGAAAAGCGTTTGCCTTATCAATTGACAGACAGGATCTTTTCAGGCTTTTTGCCGGAGCGGTTCCCGTTTCCCGATCCTTTATTCCAAAAGGATTACCGGGATTCAATAATAAAGGGGGATTCGGTTTTCACCCACGGAAGGCGAGAGAAGAGCTGAGGTTAGCCGGGTATCCCATGGGAAGGGGTATGCCCCGAATCACCTTGTTTTTTCCGACAGGGACGCAAAGTCGCATCCTCGCAGTGTACATGCAGCAACAGTTCAAAAAAATTCTCGGAGTTTCTGTACGACTTCGTTCCCTTGAATGGAAGGTTTTCCTCGCGAGACTCGATTCCCGAACACCCATGCTCTATCAGTCGGGATGGATGGCGGATTATCCGGACCCGAACACATTTATGACTCTGATGATGACTGGTTCAGGAAACAATCGTACGGGGTGGTCCAGTCCGGAGTTCGATCGTCTGGTGAAGGATGCGGTAAGCACCTCGGATGAAAAAGAGCGTAAAAAAATGTATCTTGGAGCGCAGGAAATTCTTTTACGTCAGGGCATTCCTGTCATTCCTCTGGCCCAGGGACTGACAAACCTTCTTGTCCACAAAAATGTGCATGGGTTCTGGCATGATCCTCTTGGAAATGATCATTTTGAAGAAGTCTGGAAAGAGAGACACTCTCCCGGAAATTTGAACTGA